Genomic window (Isachenkonia alkalipeptolytica):
TCTTCAATCCGGTACTTTTCTGATTTTCCTGATCCCGGTGGTTTTCTTTGTTCATTTTTCCCCTCCTGAATTTCCTCCTCGATCCCCATATAATCCCTTTGGTTCATCCCCTTTGGTTCACTTTGGTTCATCCAAAAATCGAATAGATTTTTTGATTAATAGGATCCGCATAATCCTTTATTTCCGAGTATACTTCCTGAATCACTCTTTCATATAGTTGATGGTGCTCCAGGTTCGGTTCGAAGGAATCCTTGATTTTGACCATTTTCTCCACGGCGGTTTTGTAATCGGGATAGTATCCGGAGCCTACCGCTACATTGATGGCGGCGCCGATCCCCGCGGCGTTGTTGATGACGTTTCGAACAGATTTGATCCCGAAGGCATCAGCAAAGATCTGCATAAATAGTTCACTGTTGGAGCCGCCGCCGGAGACAATCACCTGCTTCGGATACACCTCCAGCTCCTTACACATGGCATCCACACTGATTTTCATGGTCATGGCAATGGACTCCATAATAGAGCGGTACATATGTCCCCGTTTGTGCCGGCCGTCCAGCCCGATAAACAGAGCCTTTCGGTAAGGCAGATCATTCGGTGCCAGAAACTCCCCTACGGTGATCAGCCCTTCACTGCCCGGACCCACCTTCTTCGCTTCCAACTCTAAAAGACCTTCCACGGATTGTCCCCTTTGGGCTGCTTTTTCCTCGATTTCCTCTCCTAAAAGATCTTTAAACCAGGTGATGCTCCACATTCCTCTTCGAATGCCGTTGCTTGTTTCATAGAGATACTGATAGGGAATGGCGGCCAGGTTCGACCAGTAGTGCTCCGCCTCCTCAGTATACTCATCTCCCTTCATCATGCCTCCGATATAGGTTCCCAGAGATACCAGCACCGAATCCTTATTATGGATCCCGGCTCCTAGCCCCTCCGCCGCCTTGTCGTTGGCCGTAGCATAGACGGGGCAGCCCTCCGGTAAACCGGTAGCTTCAGCGGCTTTTTTTGTTACGACTCCCAGCTCTTCTCCCGGCAAGGCCAGATCAAATAACATCTCCCGGGTAAGATTATAGTAGGCATAATCGGAAGGATCCTCACTCCATTTCCAGTTGATACGATCCAGGGGGCCGTAGACCCCTTCATAATTCGCCGCTGTATCCTTAAACTGACCGGTTAAGCGATGGGTAAGATATCCGGTGGTGGTGGTGATATAAGCGGTCTCGGGAATGTCCTGCTGATAAGGCTTCGAAAGCCGTTTATCCATCCAGTTGATCACGGGATAGGCCAGGGTT
Coding sequences:
- a CDS encoding FGGY-family carbohydrate kinase; the encoded protein is MKYIIGIDGGTQSTKIGIYDLEGNLILEEKQKLRPLYIPDADTAEHPDDDLWESLQSVSKRLMEKFDGDHREIIGIGLGSIRCCRVYLKEDGTLAYPVINWMDKRLSKPYQQDIPETAYITTTTGYLTHRLTGQFKDTAANYEGVYGPLDRINWKWSEDPSDYAYYNLTREMLFDLALPGEELGVVTKKAAEATGLPEGCPVYATANDKAAEGLGAGIHNKDSVLVSLGTYIGGMMKGDEYTEEAEHYWSNLAAIPYQYLYETSNGIRRGMWSITWFKDLLGEEIEEKAAQRGQSVEGLLELEAKKVGPGSEGLITVGEFLAPNDLPYRKALFIGLDGRHKRGHMYRSIMESIAMTMKISVDAMCKELEVYPKQVIVSGGGSNSELFMQIFADAFGIKSVRNVINNAAGIGAAINVAVGSGYYPDYKTAVEKMVKIKDSFEPNLEHHQLYERVIQEVYSEIKDYADPINQKIYSIFG